A single region of the Elusimicrobiaceae bacterium genome encodes:
- a CDS encoding HK97 family phage prohead protease has product MIRVEIRADNTAMITGYVNVTGRESRVLQDVKNGKFIELVKPGTFKHALEKRDNVGLMFNHQKPLGSTKDNLELYEDNIGLYARALVSDPDVIEQAKAKKLSGWSFSFKKEKDSWETRDDGIPRRILEDIDLFEVSILDVTPAYIATSIEMRSDGGQDLVEYRKHEDDITVIDNRSNPDHKPVTDPAAALAQQKRKFEFSILK; this is encoded by the coding sequence ATGATACGAGTGGAGATCCGAGCTGATAATACCGCTATGATTACCGGGTATGTTAATGTAACCGGCAGAGAGAGCCGTGTATTACAGGATGTAAAAAACGGTAAGTTTATCGAGCTGGTAAAACCAGGCACGTTTAAACACGCTCTGGAAAAAAGAGACAATGTCGGTTTGATGTTTAATCATCAAAAGCCGCTCGGCAGCACAAAGGATAATCTGGAGCTGTACGAGGATAACATTGGTTTGTATGCCAGGGCGCTCGTGAGTGATCCGGACGTAATCGAACAGGCAAAAGCCAAAAAGCTGAGCGGTTGGTCGTTTAGTTTCAAAAAAGAGAAAGACTCTTGGGAAACACGGGACGACGGTATTCCTCGCCGGATTTTAGAGGATATCGATTTGTTCGAGGTGTCAATTTTAGACGTGACTCCGGCCTATATTGCTACGAGTATTGAAATGAGGAGCGACGGCGGTCAGGATTTGGTCGAGTATCGTAAACACGAGGATGATATTACCGTAATAGATAACCGGAGTAATCCAGATCATAAACCGGTAACAGATCCTGCTGCAGCGCTGGCTCAGCAGAAACGTAAATTTGAATTTTCAATTTTAAAGTAA